Proteins encoded within one genomic window of Aurantiacibacter spongiae:
- a CDS encoding TonB-dependent receptor, whose protein sequence is MYGYRRAEAHRPPKLFESVQVLNGASAFLNGAAPGGSGLGGSVNLQLKRAGDTDLNRVTVSASENAHFGGSFDVARRFGQNGEWGVRLNAAYRDGETSIDREDRRTQVVGGAIDYDSGPLRAALDLAFQNVRIDALRPKVTVGSATIPAVPDGDANYAQDFTYTELRDVFGALAVEYDLADNALAYFRAGARDGREEGIYGGITVLDAGSGAASGTALFVPRTDNNEAVEAGIRVKLGEAITHEFNFGGNASWQVNRNAYDFRYGPGFAGYATNIYDAPQVELPSSALVGGDLEDPFPISRTRLWSAFASDTIGMIEDRLQVTAGLRLQSINVKSYSYFGGDLATEYDESAVTPVIGVVLKPFDGLSLYGNRIEALQQGPTAPLDPALVSNPGEVLAPRKSLQYEVGGKLALGDVFVGLGAYRLERPGEGVLADGSFGYLGDQTHQGIEFTVNGDLTPSLRLIGGAALTDAKLVSGNEVPGVSEYTANADLEWDLGFVPGATITARAVHTGPQWVDAANTLELDSWTRIDLGARYVFAADDTPVTLRLSADNITNEKYWASAFDVFSAALLQGTPRTIKASISADF, encoded by the coding sequence TTGTACGGATATCGACGAGCAGAAGCGCACCGCCCTCCAAAACTGTTTGAAAGCGTCCAGGTCCTCAACGGCGCCAGCGCCTTCCTGAACGGTGCAGCACCGGGCGGATCGGGACTTGGCGGAAGCGTCAATCTGCAGCTCAAGAGGGCCGGAGACACCGACCTCAATCGCGTAACCGTTTCAGCCAGCGAGAATGCCCACTTCGGCGGCAGCTTCGATGTCGCTCGCCGCTTTGGCCAGAACGGCGAATGGGGCGTTCGCCTGAATGCAGCCTATCGTGACGGCGAAACGTCGATCGACCGTGAAGATCGCCGCACTCAGGTCGTGGGCGGTGCGATCGATTATGACAGTGGCCCGCTACGGGCAGCTCTCGACCTGGCGTTCCAGAATGTCCGGATCGACGCCTTGCGGCCGAAGGTCACCGTCGGAAGCGCAACGATCCCCGCCGTTCCCGATGGCGATGCGAACTATGCGCAGGATTTCACCTACACCGAACTGCGCGATGTTTTCGGCGCGCTGGCCGTGGAATACGATCTTGCCGACAATGCATTGGCATACTTCAGGGCCGGTGCGCGCGACGGGCGCGAGGAAGGCATTTACGGCGGCATTACCGTTCTCGATGCCGGTAGCGGTGCTGCCAGCGGCACGGCGCTGTTCGTCCCGCGGACCGACAATAACGAAGCGGTCGAAGCTGGCATCCGCGTGAAGTTGGGCGAAGCGATCACCCACGAGTTCAATTTCGGCGGCAATGCCAGCTGGCAGGTGAACCGCAACGCCTATGATTTCCGTTACGGGCCTGGTTTTGCCGGCTACGCCACCAATATCTACGACGCCCCGCAGGTCGAACTGCCGTCTTCGGCCCTCGTCGGCGGCGACCTTGAGGATCCCTTCCCGATTTCGCGGACGCGGCTCTGGAGTGCTTTCGCATCGGACACGATCGGGATGATCGAAGACCGTTTGCAGGTCACGGCGGGCCTGCGCCTGCAATCCATCAATGTGAAGAGCTACAGCTATTTCGGCGGCGACCTGGCGACCGAATACGATGAAAGCGCAGTCACGCCCGTAATCGGCGTGGTCCTCAAGCCCTTCGATGGCCTGTCGCTATATGGCAACCGGATCGAGGCGCTCCAGCAAGGTCCGACAGCGCCCCTCGATCCGGCGCTCGTCAGCAATCCGGGAGAGGTGCTCGCGCCCCGCAAGTCGCTGCAGTACGAGGTTGGAGGCAAGCTGGCACTGGGCGATGTCTTCGTCGGTCTCGGCGCCTACCGCCTTGAGCGACCGGGAGAGGGTGTGCTTGCCGACGGCAGCTTCGGATACCTCGGGGATCAGACGCACCAAGGCATCGAGTTCACGGTCAACGGCGATCTGACACCCAGCCTGAGGCTGATCGGCGGCGCAGCTCTGACCGATGCGAAGCTCGTCAGCGGCAACGAGGTACCTGGCGTTTCCGAATACACCGCCAATGCAGACTTGGAGTGGGACTTGGGCTTTGTGCCTGGCGCGACGATCACAGCGCGTGCAGTGCACACGGGTCCGCAGTGGGTCGATGCCGCCAACACGCTCGAACTCGATAGCTGGACGCGTATCGATCTCGGTGCGCGCTACGTCTTCGCGGCGGACGACACGCCGGTCACGCTCCGCCTTTCGGCCGATAATATCACGAACGAAAAGTACTGGGCCAGCGCGTTCGACGTCTTTTCTGCCGCACTGCTGCAAGGAACCCCGCGCACAATCAAAGCCAGCATCTCTGCCGACTTCTAA
- a CDS encoding dihydrolipoyl dehydrogenase family protein — protein MAEAFDFIAIGSGTAAQVAVHQMADAGKRCAVIDYRPYGGTCALRGCDPKKMMVSGEEALAAHRRLKGKGIEGSVSIDWGDLQAFKRSFTDPVPEKQEARYERKGVATFHGTARFAGPGRIVIGETELCFSHALIATGAEPRSLGIEGEPLLTHSDAFLELESLPDRIVFVGGGYIAAEFAHLAARAGAKVTIIQRGRILKAFDPDTVDWLMPSFDDLGIEIVDAEVNSVAKRGGVLTVHAGDRRIEGDLVVHAAGRVPAIGSLDLGAGDVACDEGRLVLTAQLRSQSNPKVFAAGDAAANGPPLTPVSSHDAKVVLENILEDSGRAPNYCGVPSALFTEPPAARVGMLESEAHEAGLDFTVNAGSHPGWFSARRLNEEIYGHKVLVETGTGRILGAHLVGPDADELINIFGLAIRHGLNADDIKSTMFAYPTAASDAGSMLG, from the coding sequence ATGGCTGAGGCTTTCGATTTCATTGCGATCGGATCGGGAACGGCTGCGCAGGTCGCGGTCCACCAGATGGCCGACGCCGGGAAGCGTTGCGCGGTTATCGATTACAGGCCCTACGGTGGCACATGCGCGCTCCGAGGGTGCGATCCGAAAAAGATGATGGTGAGTGGAGAGGAAGCGCTCGCTGCACACAGGCGATTGAAGGGGAAGGGTATCGAAGGTTCTGTTTCGATTGACTGGGGTGACCTCCAGGCATTCAAGCGCAGCTTCACCGACCCCGTCCCTGAAAAGCAGGAAGCTCGCTACGAGCGAAAGGGCGTCGCGACCTTCCACGGCACGGCTCGCTTCGCTGGCCCCGGCCGGATCGTGATAGGCGAGACCGAACTGTGTTTTTCCCACGCTCTTATCGCGACGGGGGCGGAGCCTCGATCACTTGGCATCGAAGGCGAGCCGTTGCTGACCCACAGCGATGCATTCCTAGAACTCGAATCCCTTCCAGATCGGATCGTATTCGTCGGCGGTGGATACATAGCTGCGGAATTTGCCCACCTCGCGGCGCGGGCAGGTGCAAAGGTGACCATCATCCAACGAGGCCGCATTCTGAAAGCCTTCGACCCTGACACGGTCGATTGGCTCATGCCGAGTTTCGACGATCTCGGCATTGAAATCGTGGACGCCGAGGTGAACAGCGTAGCGAAGAGAGGCGGCGTTCTGACCGTCCATGCTGGCGACCGCAGGATCGAAGGGGACTTGGTGGTGCACGCTGCCGGAAGAGTCCCTGCGATCGGTTCGCTCGATCTGGGGGCGGGAGACGTCGCCTGTGACGAGGGTCGCTTGGTGCTTACCGCTCAACTACGAAGCCAAAGCAACCCCAAAGTCTTCGCGGCGGGTGACGCTGCTGCAAATGGTCCGCCACTGACTCCGGTCTCCAGTCATGATGCCAAAGTGGTTCTTGAGAACATACTCGAAGATAGCGGCCGAGCTCCGAACTATTGTGGGGTTCCTAGTGCACTTTTCACGGAGCCGCCGGCGGCGCGGGTCGGAATGCTGGAAAGCGAGGCGCACGAGGCAGGTTTGGATTTCACGGTGAATGCTGGATCGCACCCAGGTTGGTTTTCGGCAAGGCGGCTGAACGAAGAGATCTACGGCCACAAGGTGCTGGTCGAAACTGGAACAGGACGCATCCTTGGGGCTCACCTGGTCGGCCCTGACGCTGACGAACTGATCAATATCTTCGGCTTAGCCATCCGACATGGGCTTAATGCGGACGATATTAAATCGACTATGTTTGCTTACCCTACAGCTGCCTCCGACGCCGGATCTATGTTGGGTTGA
- a CDS encoding GDCCVxC domain-containing (seleno)protein gives MADPILISRLRCPECGHEEDMEMPTNACMFFYTCTGCGVRLKPLHGDCCVFCSYGTVRCPPIQEGDCCNG, from the coding sequence ATGGCTGATCCGATCCTGATCTCGCGCTTGCGCTGCCCCGAATGCGGTCATGAAGAAGACATGGAAATGCCGACCAACGCCTGCATGTTCTTCTACACTTGCACGGGCTGCGGCGTGCGTCTCAAGCCGCTCCACGGCGATTGCTGCGTGTTCTGCTCCTACGGCACAGTTCGCTGTCCTCCGATACAGGAAGGGGACTGCTGCAATGGCTGA
- a CDS encoding mercuric transporter MerT family protein: MRSFSTWWNGLAAGSGVFAAFGAAACCALPLTLTSVGVGSAWLGSISPVVAPYRLPLLTLASALLLAATLRLLWQFRQAQTCPADSACGSPTYQALTAIGIAIGAALLTGAFLYG; encoded by the coding sequence GTGCGCAGCTTCAGCACATGGTGGAACGGATTAGCGGCGGGCAGCGGTGTCTTTGCTGCCTTCGGAGCAGCTGCTTGCTGTGCACTCCCATTGACGCTTACGTCAGTTGGTGTGGGTTCCGCGTGGCTTGGCAGCATCTCGCCTGTCGTAGCCCCCTATCGCCTCCCCCTGCTGACCCTCGCGTCGGCTCTTCTCCTCGCTGCGACCCTCCGTTTGCTCTGGCAGTTTAGGCAGGCACAAACATGCCCGGCGGACAGTGCATGCGGATCACCGACCTATCAAGCGCTGACCGCCATAGGGATTGCCATCGGTGCTGCGCTGCTGACAGGTGCCTTCCTCTATGGCTGA
- a CDS encoding MerR family transcriptional regulator, with the protein MKIGDVSKQTGCKIETIRYYERIGVIDPPPRRGAYRDYGPRDIERLRFVRRARELGFSLEEVRALLDLTPGPDVHCDQVQSIAEQHLGNVRAKLADLARMETALTKLIRQCGTTSDDRCPVLESLAGEG; encoded by the coding sequence GTGAAAATCGGTGATGTATCGAAACAGACCGGATGCAAAATCGAGACAATCCGATATTATGAGCGGATAGGAGTCATCGACCCGCCTCCACGAAGGGGCGCTTACCGCGACTACGGTCCTCGGGACATCGAGCGGCTGCGTTTCGTTCGGCGTGCGCGCGAACTCGGCTTCTCCCTTGAAGAGGTGCGGGCGCTGCTCGACCTCACACCGGGGCCCGATGTGCATTGCGATCAAGTGCAATCAATCGCGGAACAGCATCTCGGGAACGTCCGCGCCAAGCTGGCGGACCTCGCGCGCATGGAAACTGCTCTGACAAAATTGATCAGGCAGTGTGGCACTACCAGTGATGATCGGTGCCCGGTATTGGAAAGCTTAGCCGGCGAAGGCTAA
- a CDS encoding TspO/MBR family protein, with amino-acid sequence MEVAIAVGWALALGLVGGLLTDVGDWYAGLRKPSWQPPDWLFGPAWTVILGLAAWAFVLAWRGTDESGKGLLLGLYAINGVFHLLWSPLFFKWKRPDWALVEVAFLWASVLALAIALRPMSVLASWLIVPYLVWVSFAAILNLAIVRRNGPFAPRRASL; translated from the coding sequence ATGGAAGTTGCCATCGCGGTTGGATGGGCGCTGGCCCTTGGGCTGGTCGGCGGTCTGCTGACCGACGTGGGTGACTGGTATGCGGGTCTGCGCAAGCCGTCCTGGCAGCCGCCGGACTGGCTGTTCGGTCCCGCATGGACCGTCATTCTCGGGCTTGCGGCGTGGGCCTTCGTCCTTGCCTGGCGCGGGACTGACGAGAGCGGGAAAGGCCTGCTGCTGGGTCTCTATGCGATAAACGGCGTCTTTCACCTGCTGTGGTCGCCGCTCTTCTTCAAATGGAAACGACCGGACTGGGCGCTGGTCGAGGTGGCGTTTCTGTGGGCTTCGGTACTCGCGCTCGCCATCGCGCTTCGTCCCATGTCCGTCCTCGCGAGCTGGCTGATCGTCCCCTATCTCGTCTGGGTCAGCTTCGCTGCCATCCTCAACCTCGCCATCGTACGTCGCAACGGCCCGTTCGCCCCGCGCCGGGCCAGCCTGTAG
- the bchI gene encoding magnesium chelatase ATPase subunit I, translating to MPFPFSAIVGQERLKQALLCVAVDPSIGGVLVMGDRGAGKSTAIRGLAALLPEISVIAGCAYGCRQDDGASQCERCAAMSDPETIRRTVPMVDLPLGAGEERVTGALDLERALGKGEKAFEPGLLARANGGFLYIDEVNLLEDHLVDLLLDVAASGTNVVERDGLSVRHPARFVLVGSGNPEEGELRPQFLDRFGLSVDVSTPEDLPQRIEIVRRRDSYDRDPQGFAKAWRRRDLAVRRKVVAARDRIGEVEVGDAMLERVARLCLSLGTDGLRGELVLMRTARAIAALAGRDEVDTNDLREAAPMALGHRLRRDPLESGQEGARVERAVAEILA from the coding sequence TTGCCCTTTCCCTTTTCCGCGATCGTAGGCCAGGAAAGACTGAAGCAGGCGTTGCTGTGCGTGGCGGTCGACCCGAGCATCGGCGGGGTACTGGTGATGGGCGACCGCGGAGCCGGCAAATCCACCGCCATCCGCGGTCTGGCCGCCCTGTTGCCGGAAATCTCCGTCATTGCGGGTTGCGCCTACGGTTGCCGACAGGACGACGGCGCCAGCCAGTGCGAGCGGTGCGCCGCCATGTCCGATCCCGAGACGATCCGGCGGACGGTACCGATGGTCGATCTGCCGCTTGGCGCGGGAGAGGAGCGCGTGACCGGTGCGCTGGATCTCGAGCGGGCGCTCGGCAAGGGGGAAAAGGCGTTCGAACCCGGCCTGCTGGCACGCGCCAACGGGGGCTTTCTCTACATCGACGAAGTCAACCTGCTCGAGGACCATCTGGTCGATCTCCTGCTCGATGTGGCGGCATCGGGTACCAACGTCGTCGAGAGGGACGGACTGTCCGTCCGCCATCCGGCGCGGTTCGTCCTTGTCGGCAGCGGCAACCCCGAGGAAGGCGAGCTCCGCCCGCAATTTCTCGACCGGTTCGGACTGTCGGTGGATGTGTCGACTCCGGAGGATCTGCCGCAGCGCATCGAGATCGTGCGGCGCCGCGATTCCTACGACCGCGATCCGCAGGGCTTCGCAAAGGCCTGGCGGCGGCGCGACCTCGCCGTACGACGCAAGGTCGTGGCAGCGCGCGACAGGATCGGGGAGGTCGAGGTCGGCGATGCGATGCTGGAACGCGTTGCCAGGCTGTGCCTTTCGCTCGGGACTGACGGGCTGCGCGGCGAACTCGTACTCATGCGGACCGCACGCGCGATCGCCGCCCTCGCCGGACGCGACGAGGTCGACACGAACGACCTGCGCGAAGCCGCTCCCATGGCGCTCGGCCATCGCCTCCGGCGCGATCCGCTGGAGAGTGGGCAGGAGGGTGCGCGCGTCGAAAGGGCGGTCGCCGAAATCCTCGCATGA